One part of the Pecten maximus chromosome 9, xPecMax1.1, whole genome shotgun sequence genome encodes these proteins:
- the LOC117333902 gene encoding vegetative cell wall protein gp1-like, with the protein MGTRSMVLRHRLKYGDTEHGVQTDITLNIGTRSMVFRQRSSVSGAFEQLHHPSISHHPSISHYPSISITHPPPITRPSPITRPSPITHPPPITHPSPITRPSPINPPSPITPPSPITPSISHPPQPSIAHHPISHHPSITHHPSISITPPSPITPPSPITPPPPITPPSPITPPSPITPPPPITPPSPITRPSPITPPSPITRPSPITPSTSHHSSISHHPFTSHHPSISHHPSISHHPSISHHPPSPITRPSPITRPSPITPPSPITPPSPITPPSPITPPSPITRPSPIIPPSPIILPSPITRPSPIILPSPITPPSPITRPSPITRPSPITRPSPITRSSPIILPSPITPPSPITRPSPHHPSISHHPSISHHPSISHHPSISHHPSISHHPIPNIEAAVNDDKNEDDGDGDGNDSSGSMQR; encoded by the exons ATGGGGACACGAAGCATGGTGCTTAGACATCGCCTTAAATATGGGGACACAGAACATGGTGTTCAGACAGACATCACCTTAAATATTGGGACACGAAGCATGGTGTTTAGACAGAGATCAAGTGTTTCTGGTGCTTTTGAACAG CTCCATCACCCCTCCATCTCCCATCACCCCTCCATCTCCCATTACCCCTCAATCTCCATCACCCATCCACCTCCCATCACCCGTCCATCTCCCATCACCCGTCCATCTCCCATCACCCATCCACCTCCCATCACCCATCCATCTCCCATCACCCGTCCATCTCCCATCAACCCTCCATCTCCCATCACCCCTCCATCTCCCATCACCCCATCCATCTCCCATCCTCCTCAGCCGTCCATCGCCCATCACCCCATCTCCCATCACCCCTCCATCACCCATCACCCCTCCATCTCCATCACCCCTCCATCTCCCATCACCCCTCCATCTCCCATCACCCCTCCACCTCCTATCACCCCTCCATCTCCCATCACCCCTCCATCTCCCATCACCCCTCCACCTCCCATCACTCCTCCATCTCCCATCACCCGTCCATCTCCCATCACCCCTCCATCTCCCATCACCCGTCCATCTCCCATCACCCCCTCCACCTCCCATCATTCCTCCATCTCCCATCACCCATTCACCTCCCATCATCCCTCCATCTCCCATCACCCATCCATCTCCCATCACCCGTCCATCTCCCATCACCCCCCATCTCCCATCACCCGTCCATCTCCCATCACCCGTCCATCTCCCATCACCCCTCCATCTCCCATCACCCCTCCATCTCCCATCACCCCTCCATCTCCCATCACCCCTCCATCTCCCATCACCCGTCCATCTCCCATCATCCCTCCATCTCCCATCATCCTTCCATCTCCCATCACCCGTCCATCTCCCATCATCCTTCCATCTCCCATCACCCCTCCATCTCCCATCACCCGTCCATCTCCCATCACCCGTCCATCTCCCATCACCCGTCCATCTCCCATCACCCGTTCATCTCCCATCATCCTTCCATCTCCCATCACCCCTCCATCTCCCATCACCCGTCCATCTCCCCATCACCCCTCCATCTCCCATCACCCGTCCATCTCCCATCACCCCTCCATCTCCCATCACCCGTCCATCTCCCATCACCCGTCCATCTCCCATCACCC AATACCGAATATCGAAGCCGCCGTCAATGACGACAAGAATGAAGATGACGGTGACGGCGACGGCAATGACAGCAGTGGCAGCATGCAACGATGA